Proteins from a genomic interval of Candidatus Palauibacter australiensis:
- the lepB gene encoding signal peptidase I: MARKRSKSSKRPDAKQSAREWARSLIVAAAGLLFFRTFLLATSVISSGSMENTLLVGDFLLVNKLALGATIPFTEVRIPGYVEPVHGDIIVFRSDHSPGMDLVKRTVGLPGDTLRMQGGVLYRNGVEVEEPYVRRDPRRPDAGDSRMLWQREHLVRDPERSEYRPKRDNWGPLVVPAERYFMLGDNRDDSLDSRYWGFVERAKMRGKPFFIYFSYDRDALDPFRVLTAMRPGRIGSRPD; the protein is encoded by the coding sequence ATGGCCAGGAAGCGAAGCAAGAGCAGCAAGAGGCCCGACGCCAAGCAGTCGGCGAGGGAGTGGGCTCGATCATTGATCGTCGCAGCCGCCGGTCTCCTCTTCTTCCGGACGTTTCTCCTGGCGACGTCCGTGATTTCCTCCGGATCGATGGAGAACACACTCCTGGTCGGCGATTTTCTGCTCGTGAACAAGCTTGCCCTGGGCGCCACGATCCCGTTCACCGAGGTTCGCATCCCGGGCTACGTGGAGCCGGTCCACGGCGACATCATCGTCTTCCGCTCGGACCATTCTCCCGGAATGGACCTCGTGAAGCGCACGGTCGGCCTGCCCGGCGACACGCTCCGGATGCAGGGCGGCGTCCTGTACCGGAACGGGGTCGAGGTCGAGGAACCCTACGTCCGCCGCGATCCACGCCGGCCGGATGCCGGAGACAGCCGGATGCTGTGGCAGAGAGAGCACCTGGTACGGGATCCGGAGCGAAGCGAGTACCGGCCGAAGCGGGACAACTGGGGACCGCTCGTAGTTCCCGCGGAGCGCTACTTCATGCTTGGCGACAACCGCGACGACAGTCTCGATTCGCGCTACTGGGGTTTCGTGGAGCGCGCGAAGATGAGGGGGAAGCCGTTCTTCATCTACTTTTCGTACGATCGGGACGCACTCGATCCGTTTCGGGTTCTGACGGCGATGAGACCCGGCCGAATAGGGTCCCGGCCCGACTGA
- a CDS encoding class I SAM-dependent methyltransferase: protein MGLYSEHIFPRLMESGLKGDVHRRYRRRVLSRARGNVLEVGFGTGLNLEFYPASVRRVTGIDPAAVLERRVRARVARAPFPVERVIHDAADRLPFPDGHFDTVTSTWTLCSIERLRDALLELRRALKPSGEFLFLEHGRNDKGWVSRLQDTLNPIQNFVACGCNINRKIDAEVEDGGFRIADLERFTMPGVPRALGSVYLGVARPRSGERLAGPRRSQP from the coding sequence GTGGGTCTTTACTCCGAACACATCTTTCCGCGTCTCATGGAGAGCGGACTCAAGGGCGACGTGCATCGCCGATATCGGCGCCGCGTGCTCTCCCGCGCGAGGGGGAACGTGCTCGAAGTCGGCTTCGGCACCGGCCTCAATCTCGAGTTCTACCCGGCGTCGGTTCGCCGCGTCACGGGGATCGACCCCGCGGCCGTGCTCGAACGCCGCGTACGCGCCCGCGTCGCCCGTGCCCCCTTCCCCGTCGAGCGCGTAATCCACGACGCCGCCGACCGACTGCCCTTTCCGGACGGACATTTCGACACCGTGACGAGCACCTGGACGCTGTGCTCGATCGAACGGCTCCGGGACGCCCTCCTCGAATTGAGGCGCGCGCTGAAGCCCTCCGGCGAGTTCCTCTTTCTCGAGCACGGACGGAACGATAAGGGCTGGGTTTCGCGCCTTCAGGACACCCTGAACCCGATCCAGAACTTCGTCGCCTGCGGCTGCAACATAAACCGGAAGATCGACGCCGAGGTCGAGGACGGCGGTTTCCGGATCGCCGATCTCGAGCGTTTCACGATGCCCGGGGTGCCCCGGGCGCTGGGTTCCGTCTACCTTGGCGTGGCCAGGCCGCGGAGCGGCGAACGCCTCGCAGGGCCCCGGCGATCACAGCCGTGA
- the lepB gene encoding signal peptidase I — translation MARSRKRKGRTGEADEAAEARERPPSPAAFSAEWFRDWARTLLVAFLIFIFFRTFLLATFVITSGSMEGTLLVGDFLLVNKTSLGAPIPFTSARVPGYAEPEYGDIIVFRADHSPGMDIVKRTVGLPGDTLRMEGGVFYRNGVAVDEPYVRRNPRQLDEGDPRMQWQLEHLIPDPERGEYEPTRDNWGPLVVPAERYFMLGDNREESLDSRYWGFVERGKMRGRPFFIYFSYDREALRPVKFLTAMRPGRIGPSPD, via the coding sequence ATGGCACGAAGCCGCAAGAGGAAGGGCCGTACCGGAGAGGCGGACGAAGCCGCGGAAGCGCGGGAACGCCCCCCATCCCCAGCGGCGTTCAGCGCGGAATGGTTCCGCGACTGGGCGCGCACGCTGCTCGTCGCGTTCCTCATCTTCATCTTCTTCCGGACGTTCCTGCTGGCGACCTTCGTGATCACGTCGGGGTCGATGGAGGGGACGCTCCTGGTCGGCGATTTCCTGCTCGTGAACAAGACGTCGCTCGGTGCGCCGATCCCGTTCACGAGTGCCCGCGTACCGGGATACGCCGAGCCGGAGTACGGGGACATCATCGTGTTCAGGGCGGACCATTCTCCGGGGATGGATATCGTCAAGCGTACCGTGGGTCTGCCCGGCGACACGCTCCGAATGGAGGGAGGCGTCTTCTACAGGAACGGCGTCGCCGTCGACGAACCCTACGTCCGCCGGAATCCTCGACAGCTGGATGAAGGGGATCCCCGGATGCAGTGGCAGCTGGAGCACCTGATCCCGGACCCGGAGCGGGGCGAGTACGAGCCCACGCGGGACAACTGGGGACCGCTCGTGGTGCCGGCGGAACGCTACTTCATGTTGGGAGACAACCGGGAGGAGAGCCTCGATTCGCGGTACTGGGGCTTCGTCGAGCGCGGGAAGATGCGGGGCAGGCCATTCTTCATCTACTTCTCGTACGACCGTGAGGCGCTGAGACCCGTGAAGTTCCTGACGGCGATGAGGCCGGGACGGATCGGACCCTCCCCGGACTAG